The following coding sequences lie in one Pseudomonas sp. B33.4 genomic window:
- a CDS encoding efflux RND transporter permease subunit, whose protein sequence is MSQGRFNLSAIAVRERAITVFLIFLIAVAGTLSFFELGRAEDPPFTVKQLTVITAWPGATAQEMQDQVAEPLEKRLQELKWYDRSETYTRPGLAFTMVSLLDSTPPSQVQEEFYQARKKLDDEAIRLPAGVIGPMVNDEFSDVTFALFALKAKGEPQRLLVRDAEAMRQRLLHVPGVKKINIIGEQAERIYVSFSHDRLATLGLSPQEIFAALNSQNVLTPAGSIETNGPQVFLRLDGAFDKVQKIRDTPVSVQGRTLKLSDVATVERGYEDPATFVVRNNGEDALLLGVVMREGWNGLDLGKALDAETARINAEMPLGMTLAKVTDQAVNIDSAVGEFMVKFFVALLVVMLVCFLSMGWRVGVVVAAAVPLTLAIVFVVMAATGKNFDRITLGSLILALGLLVDDAIIAIEMMVVKMEEGYDRIKASAYAWSHTAAPMLSGTLVTAIGFLPNGFAQSTAGEYTSNMFWIVGIALIASWVVAVAFTPYLGVKLLPDIKKVEGGHAAIYNTPNYNRFRRLLTAVIARKWLVAGTVVTLFFVAVPGMGLVKKQFFPTSDRPEVMIEVQMPYGTSIEQTSATAAKVEAWLHKQDEAKIVTAYIGQGAPRFFLAMAPELPDPSFAKIVVLTDSQEARETLKLRLREAVAEGLAPEARVRATQIVFGPYSPFPVAYRVMGPEPAKLRDIAEQVRGVLQDSPMMRTVNTDWGPLTPTLHFSLDQDRLQAVGLTSNAVAQQLQFLLSGVPITAVREDIRSVQVVGRAAGNIRLDPAQIKGFTLVGAEGQRIPLSQIGEVDVRMEDPILRRRDRTPTITVRGDIAEGLQPPDVSGEILKQLQPIIEKLPSGYRIEQAGAIEESGKAGKAILPLLPIMIAMTLLIIMVQVRSIAAMIMVFLTSPLGLIGVVPTLLIFNQPFGINALVGLIALSGILMRNTLILIGQIHHNTLEGLDPFHAVVEATVQRARPVLLTALAAILAFIPLTHSVFWGTLAYTLIGGTFVGTIITLVFLPAMYSIWFKIRPEHEVQTETVKLA, encoded by the coding sequence ATGAGTCAGGGGCGCTTCAACCTTTCGGCCATCGCCGTGCGCGAGCGGGCAATCACGGTGTTCCTGATTTTTCTGATCGCTGTTGCAGGGACGTTGTCGTTCTTTGAGTTGGGACGTGCGGAAGATCCACCGTTTACGGTCAAGCAGCTGACCGTGATTACCGCGTGGCCGGGCGCGACGGCGCAAGAGATGCAGGATCAGGTCGCCGAACCCCTTGAAAAGCGCCTGCAAGAACTCAAGTGGTACGACCGCTCGGAAACCTACACTCGCCCTGGACTGGCGTTCACGATGGTGTCGTTGCTCGATAGCACGCCGCCCTCGCAAGTGCAGGAAGAGTTCTATCAAGCACGCAAGAAACTCGACGATGAAGCCATCAGGCTGCCGGCCGGTGTGATCGGGCCGATGGTCAACGATGAGTTTTCCGACGTGACCTTCGCGCTGTTCGCCTTGAAAGCCAAAGGCGAGCCGCAGCGCTTGCTGGTGCGTGATGCCGAAGCCATGCGCCAGCGTCTGCTGCATGTGCCGGGGGTGAAGAAGATCAACATCATCGGTGAGCAGGCCGAGCGCATCTACGTTTCGTTTTCCCATGACCGGTTGGCCACCCTCGGCTTGTCACCGCAGGAGATCTTCGCCGCGCTGAACAGTCAGAACGTGCTGACGCCCGCCGGCTCCATCGAAACCAATGGGCCACAGGTGTTTCTGCGTCTCGACGGTGCTTTCGACAAGGTGCAGAAAATTCGCGACACACCGGTCTCCGTGCAGGGGCGCACACTCAAACTCTCTGATGTCGCGACGGTTGAACGCGGGTACGAAGACCCGGCGACTTTTGTTGTGCGCAATAACGGTGAAGACGCGTTGCTGCTGGGTGTGGTGATGCGCGAGGGCTGGAACGGTCTGGATCTGGGCAAGGCGCTGGATGCGGAGACCGCGCGGATCAATGCGGAAATGCCATTGGGCATGACCCTCGCCAAAGTCACCGACCAGGCGGTCAATATCGACTCGGCGGTCGGCGAGTTCATGGTCAAGTTTTTCGTCGCGCTGCTGGTGGTCATGCTCGTGTGCTTTCTCAGCATGGGCTGGCGGGTCGGGGTGGTAGTCGCCGCGGCTGTGCCGTTGACCCTGGCGATCGTGTTCGTGGTGATGGCCGCCACCGGCAAGAACTTTGATCGCATCACCCTCGGGTCATTGATCCTCGCGCTCGGGCTGCTGGTCGATGACGCGATCATCGCCATTGAAATGATGGTGGTGAAAATGGAGGAGGGCTACGACCGCATCAAAGCATCTGCCTATGCCTGGAGCCATACGGCGGCGCCGATGCTGTCCGGTACGCTGGTGACTGCAATCGGCTTTTTGCCGAACGGTTTTGCCCAGTCCACTGCCGGCGAGTACACCAGCAATATGTTCTGGATCGTCGGCATCGCGCTGATCGCTTCCTGGGTTGTCGCGGTGGCGTTCACCCCGTATCTGGGCGTGAAGTTGTTGCCGGACATCAAGAAGGTCGAAGGCGGCCACGCGGCGATCTACAACACGCCGAATTACAACCGCTTCCGCCGGCTGCTGACTGCGGTGATTGCTCGCAAATGGCTGGTGGCAGGTACGGTGGTCACGCTGTTTTTCGTTGCGGTTCCAGGCATGGGGCTGGTGAAGAAGCAGTTTTTTCCGACCTCCGACCGTCCCGAGGTGATGATCGAGGTGCAAATGCCTTACGGGACCTCGATCGAGCAGACCAGCGCCACGGCCGCCAAGGTCGAGGCCTGGTTGCACAAGCAGGATGAGGCCAAAATCGTCACGGCCTATATCGGCCAAGGTGCGCCACGTTTCTTCCTGGCGATGGCGCCAGAATTACCCGATCCTTCTTTTGCCAAAATCGTGGTGCTCACGGACAGTCAGGAAGCACGCGAAACCCTCAAGTTGCGCTTGCGTGAAGCGGTTGCTGAAGGCCTCGCGCCGGAGGCTCGTGTGCGGGCCACGCAAATTGTCTTTGGTCCTTATTCGCCGTTTCCGGTTGCCTACCGGGTGATGGGGCCTGAGCCGGCGAAGTTGCGCGACATCGCCGAGCAGGTTCGCGGCGTGCTGCAAGACAGCCCAATGATGAGAACGGTGAACACTGACTGGGGACCGCTGACCCCGACATTGCATTTCAGTCTCGATCAGGACCGTCTGCAAGCCGTGGGGCTGACGTCGAATGCGGTTGCCCAGCAACTGCAGTTTCTGCTGAGCGGAGTGCCGATCACCGCGGTGCGCGAGGATATTCGTTCTGTGCAGGTCGTCGGGCGTGCGGCGGGCAATATCAGGCTCGACCCGGCGCAAATCAAAGGCTTCACTCTGGTCGGCGCGGAGGGGCAACGCATCCCGTTGTCGCAGATCGGCGAGGTCGATGTGCGCATGGAAGATCCGATTCTGCGCCGCCGTGACCGCACGCCGACCATCACCGTGCGGGGCGACATTGCCGAAGGTTTGCAGCCTCCGGATGTGTCGGGTGAGATCCTCAAGCAATTGCAGCCGATCATTGAAAAACTGCCTTCGGGTTACCGAATCGAGCAGGCGGGTGCCATCGAGGAGTCCGGCAAAGCGGGCAAGGCGATCTTGCCCTTGCTGCCGATCATGATCGCCATGACGCTGCTGATCATCATGGTGCAGGTGCGTTCGATCGCGGCGATGATCATGGTCTTCCTCACCTCGCCATTAGGCTTGATTGGCGTGGTGCCGACGCTGCTTATCTTCAATCAGCCATTTGGCATCAATGCGCTGGTCGGGTTGATTGCGCTGTCGGGAATCCTGATGCGCAATACGTTGATTCTGATCGGGCAAATCCATCACAACACGCTGGAAGGACTGGACCCGTTCCACGCCGTGGTCGAAGCCACGGTGCAACGTGCGCGGCCGGTACTGCTGACGGCGCTGGCGGCCATTTTGGCGTTTATTCCGCTGACACACTCGGTGTTCTGGGGGACGCTGGCTTACACCCTGATTGGCGGCACGTTCGTCGGCACTATCATTACGCTGGTGTTCCTGCCGGCGATGTATTCGATCTGGTTCAAGATTCGCCCTGAGCACGAGGTTCAAACCGAAACAGTCAAACTGGCGTAG
- a CDS encoding saccharopine dehydrogenase family protein codes for MKKNVLIIGAGGVAKVVAHKCAQHNDELGRIAIASRNISKCQAIIDSVKAKGSLKQPADIKAFSLNALDVEATKALIRETGSQIVINVGSAFLNMSVLRACIDTGVAYLDTAIHEEPGKICETPPWYGNYEWKHLAECQEKNITAILGVGFDPGVVNAYAALAQQQYFDRIDSIDILDVNAGSHGKYFATNFDPEINFREFTGQVWSWQNSQWTSNTMFEVKRTDDLPVVGSQNLYLTGHDEVHSLSKNLDVPNVRFWMSFGEHYINVFTVLRNLGLLSEQPVKTAEGLEVVPLKVVKAVLPDPSSLAPGYTGKTCIGDLVKGTKDGQSREVFIYNVADHEEAFAETDSQGISYTAGVPPVAAALLVARGEWDVQRMANVEELPAEPFLKALDVMGLPTRIKDENGDRPWNGVA; via the coding sequence TTGAAAAAGAATGTTCTTATCATTGGTGCAGGAGGTGTCGCTAAGGTGGTGGCCCACAAGTGCGCGCAGCATAACGATGAACTCGGTCGTATCGCTATCGCGTCGCGCAACATCTCCAAATGCCAGGCCATCATCGACAGCGTCAAGGCCAAGGGTAGCCTCAAACAACCCGCCGATATCAAAGCCTTCTCCCTCAATGCCCTGGATGTCGAGGCGACCAAGGCGCTGATACGTGAAACCGGATCCCAGATCGTCATCAACGTCGGCTCCGCGTTCCTCAACATGTCGGTGTTGCGTGCCTGCATCGATACCGGCGTCGCTTATCTCGACACCGCCATTCACGAAGAGCCGGGCAAGATCTGCGAAACCCCGCCCTGGTATGGCAACTATGAGTGGAAGCACCTCGCCGAGTGCCAAGAGAAGAACATCACCGCCATTCTCGGCGTGGGCTTCGACCCGGGTGTGGTCAACGCCTATGCAGCACTGGCACAACAACAGTATTTCGACCGCATTGATTCGATCGACATTCTTGACGTAAATGCCGGTTCCCACGGCAAATATTTCGCCACCAATTTCGATCCGGAAATCAATTTCCGTGAATTCACCGGGCAGGTGTGGAGCTGGCAGAACAGCCAGTGGACCAGCAACACCATGTTCGAAGTCAAACGCACCGACGACCTGCCAGTCGTAGGTTCACAGAATCTGTACCTGACCGGTCACGATGAAGTGCACTCGCTGTCGAAGAATCTGGACGTACCCAACGTACGTTTCTGGATGAGTTTCGGCGAGCACTACATCAACGTGTTCACGGTCCTCAGGAACCTCGGCCTGCTGTCCGAACAACCGGTCAAGACCGCCGAAGGCCTGGAAGTTGTGCCGCTGAAAGTGGTCAAGGCCGTGCTGCCTGATCCGAGCTCGCTGGCGCCCGGCTACACCGGCAAGACCTGTATCGGTGATCTGGTCAAGGGCACCAAGGATGGCCAGTCGCGCGAAGTGTTCATTTACAACGTGGCCGACCACGAGGAAGCCTTTGCCGAAACCGACAGCCAAGGCATTTCCTATACCGCTGGCGTACCGCCTGTTGCCGCTGCCCTGTTGGTCGCCCGCGGCGAGTGGGATGTGCAGCGCATGGCCAACGTCGAGGAACTGCCGGCTGAGCCGTTCCTCAAGGCGCTGGACGTCATGGGACTGCCGACCCGCATCAAGGATGAAAACGGAGATCGTCCCTGGAACGGCGTAGCCTGA